One segment of Paenibacillus sp. FSL R7-0337 DNA contains the following:
- a CDS encoding sensor histidine kinase: MMRSLSLYRKYFKDNMFLRFTLIVSCIFIATIIAFSILVLMLISDSAVQRQMDIQRKSMESVSNYVENKYQSVQDMLRDVYRDASLASNTTFLLENPLRDYIEHRLDRFLLGEQSTSNAIQYFQNKIDDDPDIRGLILYSANQQVMYYYDNRRQFERISTNAAHSFVPDSMVLGEESVVSVPNIWVLKSIGMPAAPLFSVKLPINNKSSLLNIGQLLVYFDSEAIWQAMNNYKQDFKGDLLVLSAQNEVIFDSSGKGYGRKQPKLQGMNAGEEVTVDGMVVTSQTQSQAGYTVVSLISKKELAETYSSARSTIVSIALVCILFAVLLPAMFISNFAKRTHRIIRFTRKVKNGDLNTRIVDGKEDELGQIAKSFNSMLDELNQYIDQVYKAEIKQKHTEIATLEARVNPHFLYNTLEVIRMRAISSGAKDVGEMIYSLSMLFKSYVRPKLKYTFKDELEACRLYLELFRIRYKDRFAYTIECSPELEELPVLKMSLQPVIENYVLHGMRTGQTDNVIRIVITAELENIRVKVTDNGKGIAEERLARLREVLEDHGELSGSESFGLRSIHERLRLMYGKPYGVELESEEGTGTVVTITFPYPLKEESADV, from the coding sequence ATGATGCGAAGCCTTTCGCTGTACCGCAAGTATTTTAAAGACAATATGTTCCTGCGCTTCACGCTGATCGTGTCCTGTATCTTCATAGCCACTATTATCGCCTTCTCCATTCTGGTGCTGATGCTAATCTCGGATTCGGCAGTGCAGCGCCAGATGGATATCCAGCGCAAGAGCATGGAGAGTGTCAGCAATTATGTGGAGAACAAATATCAATCTGTTCAGGACATGCTCCGTGATGTGTACAGGGACGCGAGTCTGGCCAGTAATACGACCTTCCTGCTGGAGAATCCCTTAAGGGATTATATCGAGCACCGGCTGGACCGCTTTCTGCTGGGGGAACAGTCCACCTCGAACGCCATCCAGTATTTCCAGAACAAGATTGACGATGATCCCGATATCCGCGGCCTGATCCTGTACAGCGCCAACCAGCAGGTGATGTATTATTACGACAACCGCCGGCAGTTCGAGCGGATCTCGACCAATGCGGCGCATTCTTTTGTCCCCGATTCGATGGTGCTGGGTGAGGAGAGTGTCGTCTCTGTTCCGAATATCTGGGTGCTGAAAAGTATAGGGATGCCGGCAGCCCCGCTGTTCTCGGTAAAGCTGCCGATCAATAATAAGTCCTCGCTGCTCAATATCGGTCAGCTGCTGGTCTACTTCGATTCTGAGGCCATCTGGCAGGCCATGAATAATTATAAGCAGGACTTCAAAGGCGACCTCCTCGTACTCTCGGCCCAGAATGAAGTCATCTTCGATTCCTCAGGGAAGGGATACGGCCGGAAGCAGCCGAAGCTGCAGGGAATGAACGCTGGCGAGGAGGTTACCGTGGATGGAATGGTTGTCACCAGCCAGACGCAGAGTCAGGCGGGGTATACGGTGGTCAGCCTGATCTCGAAGAAGGAGCTGGCCGAGACTTACAGCAGTGCGCGGAGCACCATTGTATCCATCGCCCTCGTCTGTATTCTATTTGCCGTGCTGCTGCCGGCGATGTTCATTTCTAATTTTGCCAAACGGACCCACCGCATTATCCGCTTCACCCGCAAAGTCAAGAACGGGGATCTGAACACCCGGATTGTGGACGGCAAGGAAGATGAGTTAGGCCAGATTGCCAAGAGCTTCAACAGCATGCTGGATGAACTGAACCAATATATCGACCAGGTCTATAAGGCGGAAATCAAACAGAAGCATACGGAGATCGCTACGCTGGAGGCCAGGGTGAATCCGCATTTTCTGTATAATACATTAGAGGTTATCCGGATGCGGGCGATTTCGAGCGGGGCGAAGGATGTGGGGGAAATGATCTACAGCCTGTCCATGCTGTTCAAGTCGTACGTCCGTCCCAAGCTGAAATATACGTTCAAGGATGAGCTGGAGGCCTGCCGCCTGTATCTGGAATTATTCCGTATCCGGTACAAGGACAGGTTCGCGTATACCATCGAATGCAGCCCGGAGCTGGAAGAGCTCCCTGTACTCAAAATGTCGCTGCAGCCGGTCATCGAGAACTATGTTCTGCACGGCATGCGGACAGGGCAGACTGATAATGTGATCCGTATTGTGATCACAGCGGAGCTGGAGAATATCCGGGTCAAGGTTACGGATAACGGCAAGGGGATTGCGGAAGAGCGGCTGGCCCGGCTCCGCGAGGTGCTGGAGGATCACGGCGAATTGTCCGGGTCCGAGTCGTTCGGGCTGCGCAGTATTCATGAGCGGCTGAGACTGATGTACGGGAAGCCCTACGGCGTAGAGCTGGAGAGTGAGGAGGGGACTGGAACAGTGGTTACGATTACTTTTCCATACCCGCTGAAGGAGGAGAGCGCAGATGTATAA
- a CDS encoding glycoside hydrolase family 43 protein — MNQQQPPKPNQPIVTHIYTADPSAHVYEGKIYIYPSHDLDHDEPSNDNGDQYKMEDYHVLSMDSIDSPVVDHGEALHVRDIPWASKQLWAPDAAYKNNTYYLFFPARDHDGIFRLGVATSESPAGPFTPQPNYMEGSFSIDPAVLVDEDNQAYIYFGGLWGGQLEKWQTGSFVADAEGPALDQPALGPQVALLSDDMLSFQGKPAEISIVDEEGNPILAGDEERRYFEGPWMHKYNGNYYLSYSTGTTHKLVYAVGKNPMGPFTFKGEILSPVIGWTTHHSIVQVEDKWYLFYHDSSLSEGVNHKRCVKYTELKYNADGTIQSINPYPDAE; from the coding sequence ATGAATCAGCAACAACCCCCTAAGCCTAACCAACCGATCGTAACTCACATCTATACAGCGGACCCGTCCGCCCATGTCTATGAAGGCAAAATCTATATCTATCCTTCCCACGATCTAGATCATGATGAGCCTAGCAATGACAACGGCGACCAGTATAAAATGGAAGATTACCATGTTCTCTCGATGGACAGCATTGATTCCCCGGTGGTCGATCACGGCGAAGCGCTGCATGTGAGAGATATTCCATGGGCTTCCAAGCAGCTCTGGGCTCCAGATGCAGCTTATAAGAATAACACCTACTATCTGTTCTTCCCGGCCCGCGATCATGACGGAATCTTCCGCCTGGGTGTGGCAACGTCGGAGTCTCCGGCAGGCCCGTTCACCCCGCAGCCGAATTATATGGAAGGCAGCTTCAGTATTGACCCGGCCGTACTAGTGGATGAAGACAACCAGGCGTATATCTATTTCGGCGGACTTTGGGGCGGCCAGCTGGAGAAATGGCAGACTGGCAGCTTCGTAGCGGATGCAGAAGGACCGGCACTTGATCAGCCTGCACTTGGACCGCAAGTTGCGCTGCTTAGCGACGACATGCTGTCCTTCCAGGGTAAGCCAGCCGAGATCTCCATTGTGGATGAAGAGGGGAATCCGATCCTCGCTGGAGATGAAGAACGCAGATATTTTGAAGGCCCGTGGATGCATAAATATAACGGAAATTACTACCTGTCCTACTCTACAGGAACCACGCATAAGCTCGTGTATGCGGTCGGCAAGAACCCGATGGGACCGTTCACGTTCAAGGGCGAGATCCTCTCACCCGTTATCGGCTGGACAACTCATCACTCCATTGTGCAAGTGGAAGACAAATGGTATCTGTTCTATCACGACAGCTCTTTGTCGGAAGGCGTCAACCACAAGCGCTGCGTGAAGTACACCGAACTGAAGTACAACGCCGACGGCACGATCCAGAGTATTAATCCTTATCCGGACGCGGAGTAA
- a CDS encoding glycoside hydrolase family 43 protein, with product MMHSMNVRNPVIAGYYPDPSVVRVNEDFYLINSTFEYFPGVPIFHSRDLIDWTPIGHVLTRQSQLDLRTTKSSSGIYAATIRYHAGRFYMITTDVRGIGNFYVTADKPEGPWSDPILLPHGGIDPSLFFDDDGRAYVTVQNGAGYESHIIQYEIDPLSGEVLSEPVNIWSGDDGPWVEGPHLYKIKGVYYLMTASGGTAGDHREIIARSSSPYGPFEDKPEPILTHRGLKEHPVQCLGHADLVEDTSGQWWAVFLGMRPVEGRYSPLGRETFLAPVTWTEDGWPMIDNNEGTVIAEGESSLDDQVLHFTPEDGFGPEWAFLRAYEAERYSWTERAGSLTVRGNSYTLDDEAPAVFACLRQQHHRMELGVSLDFTPVTEGEHAGLAARLNNRGYLCWGLTCRSGRRVMELVVKNGEERQVHQYEVSGQGPVQLRLRCDGHSYLCSYSADGVSWNEVPETVHVSVLSPEVNGGFTGVCLGVHASGNGTEDTSPAYYEGFYYSNIKGDAL from the coding sequence ATGATGCATTCTATGAATGTGCGGAATCCCGTAATTGCCGGGTATTATCCGGACCCCAGTGTGGTCCGTGTGAATGAAGATTTCTATCTGATTAACAGTACCTTTGAATATTTTCCGGGTGTGCCTATCTTCCATAGCAGGGACCTGATCGACTGGACCCCGATAGGGCATGTCCTTACCCGCCAGTCCCAGCTGGATCTGCGGACTACGAAGAGCTCGTCCGGCATCTATGCCGCCACGATCCGGTATCACGCCGGGCGTTTCTACATGATTACTACTGATGTGCGGGGCATCGGCAATTTCTACGTGACTGCGGATAAGCCCGAGGGTCCCTGGTCTGATCCGATTCTGCTGCCGCACGGGGGCATTGATCCTTCCCTGTTCTTCGATGATGACGGGCGTGCCTATGTCACGGTGCAGAACGGTGCAGGCTATGAATCGCATATTATCCAGTATGAGATTGATCCATTGTCCGGCGAAGTGCTGTCGGAGCCGGTTAATATCTGGAGCGGCGATGACGGCCCTTGGGTCGAAGGCCCGCATCTGTACAAGATCAAGGGCGTCTACTACCTGATGACCGCCTCCGGCGGCACGGCGGGCGATCACCGGGAGATTATTGCCCGCAGCAGCAGCCCTTACGGCCCGTTCGAGGACAAGCCTGAGCCGATCCTGACCCACCGGGGACTGAAGGAGCATCCGGTACAATGCCTTGGACATGCCGATCTGGTGGAGGATACGTCTGGCCAGTGGTGGGCGGTCTTCCTGGGTATGCGTCCCGTGGAAGGCCGGTATTCCCCGCTGGGCCGGGAGACCTTCCTGGCTCCTGTCACCTGGACGGAGGACGGCTGGCCGATGATTGACAATAATGAAGGCACCGTTATTGCTGAGGGCGAGTCCAGCCTGGATGACCAGGTGCTGCACTTTACGCCGGAGGACGGCTTCGGGCCGGAGTGGGCCTTCCTCCGCGCCTATGAAGCGGAGCGTTATTCCTGGACTGAGCGCGCAGGAAGCCTCACCGTGCGCGGGAACAGCTACACGCTGGACGATGAGGCGCCCGCCGTGTTCGCATGCCTCCGCCAGCAGCATCACCGGATGGAGCTGGGCGTCAGCCTTGACTTCACGCCAGTGACCGAAGGCGAGCATGCCGGACTGGCTGCGCGGCTGAACAACCGTGGATATCTTTGCTGGGGACTTACTTGCCGCAGCGGCCGCCGGGTGATGGAGCTTGTAGTGAAGAACGGTGAGGAGCGGCAGGTTCACCAGTATGAGGTAAGCGGTCAAGGTCCCGTTCAGCTTCGCCTCCGTTGCGACGGCCATTCCTACCTCTGCTCCTATTCGGCAGATGGCGTGTCTTGGAATGAAGTCCCGGAGACGGTTCATGTGTCGGTCCTGTCGCCAGAGGTCAACGGCGGCTTCACCGGTGTCTGCCTCGGCGTACATGCCTCGGGCAACGGTACAGAGGATACCAGCCCTGCTTACTATGAAGGATTCTATTATTCCAATATCAAAGGAGATGCCTTATGA